GAAAGAAATTTCATGTGGAAATGCAGGCTCCGAATATATATCCTTAAAAAACCAATGTTTCTAATGACTTAATGCTCAAGAGCAAACTGCAATTACGTGGCAGCGTTCCCCTCCTTGTCGTCCAATCCAGTTTCCACTCATTTTGCAGAACTTCCTGAATCATTGGCACTGCAGTCTACAAGTATCAACACCTCCTTTCTTTACTATGCAACAAGACCAGCATTATCCAACATACTACTATCAAACCAGCTCAGAAGTAGAGGAAGAAGGGAACGGGAAAGGGAGCAGAGAGTGGAGATCTTGCAGGGAATGGGGAAAGGGCAGGGAAGGAGCAAAAGAAAGGCAAAGAAGAGGGGATGCGGACAGCAGGAAAAAGACAGGAGGTGGTGATGGAGTAGGACAGATAGCCACAGAGATAGAAAAGAGGAGAAAAACATAGCAAAAACTGTTTTCAGCTGTTATTTCTTGCCCTTtgcttttcttccaaaattcaACACCAGACACCAATATGAAAAATCCGTTAATATGAATGAACGCATACTTCAGGGACTAGAGTACGACCATATAAAAAATAGAAGGAAGAGATGACAATTCACGCACAAGAAAGATCATCTCAAGCTCACAAAATGTAAACCACAATCAACTTAAGCACACTACAGTTTTCCTCTCAAGAAACAAGTTAACACAATCAAGAAATGCATGTAAACAAAACACTTTCTCTCATACATCTTAATCCCAGAAGAAGCTTCTTGATTTTGTGATAGTTCACTACAACAGAGATCAATAGTTACAGCTGCCATGTGATCTTCCCTAATTAGTCACTTTTTTAACTTTGATCGTTTGTAGAGCTTAGATCTCACAAACATCAAAGTTTGCTCCTCTGGCAAAACTAAcccaaaacaagaaagaaaaaaaactccaaaatttCTTATTGTCACCTATCATTGCCATAATGACATCATCACTTTTGCTACTACATTTTCAAGAAATGTCATCAATTTGTGAGACAAATTTCAAATAAGAACAAAGAAGCTATCAGAGAATAACAAATTTCTTTAAACtatgaaaggaaaaaatttgaagcccataaaaatggccaaaatgcTATGAATTATACatccctcaaaatatctcacatTATGAGCACCACTCAAGAGTCCCATGAGTATCAATACACGAAGACTGGCTTCTAAAGACTTTCCAAGGAATTAGGTGGGGTAGGTGAAGAAGAGAGACAGGACAAAATGTACATTACGGTATACAGGCACACAGATGATGAacctcaaaaacaaaaatataacagTGGAGAGTGAGCATATATAGATGAATAAATAATGAATTCGCAAAAACAGCAACCACACTTACAGATAGTTCTTGGCAGCTGCTCTCTCGCGTCGGTACTTTTTCTCAAGAAACTTGCTCAATCTAGAGGAGGAACAGTTTACATAAACTCTACTAAATCAAACAGAAAATTCTTATTGAAGTTTAAACAACTCATTCAAGAATcaagaagcaaagaaaagaCCATCACAAATTGTTGCTGCATATAGAAATCCATCCACATACCCATACATTAGGGATGCACTCATTGCACCCCAAAAGAAGCATCCGCACTCGCACACACACACCCACATACTTATATACAGggatctataattttttttaactcttGTATTAAACAAGCTTAGGTCGTTTGTCTTATAGAAAGACTTAGTTAACTCCAGAAGCTCTGCTGTTTGATTTTAACCAAAATCTACATTAGAACCAAAGGACCAAGTGGCCTggctttttttctctttttttgggCCTTGGGTTTGTGATTGATTATTAGAAGATGGGTTGCATCCATCTGTAATTACAGAGATAAAGCATTACATCCTTCTCCAGTTTTTCTGTATTAACTATCCTATGCTATCCCAAATAGTGAAAATATCAAGATGGTTGAATACAGGTCAAATAGCTGGAGTGCATGGTAAATTACTATTTTGTTCAAAAGCTAAAGTTATTGAAGATGAAAGACGTTTATTCTGTACGATCCATTTGTCTAACATGGCTACTCGTGCAGCAGCCAGATCCTTGAGGATGACCAAAGCACATGAAATGACCTAGGACCTTTTCTTGGTCTAAGGGTATTAAATTACTCTCAACTCCAGGAATTTCAAAAAAACATGTGTTCTCCaattgccaaaaaaaattaaattcccCAATAAAATTGGGAGGATTACGGATCCAAATAAATCTTGGATCTTTGGTTCCAATGCCAAAAGAAAACTAAGGTCCAGAAGAAATGATATCACAAAAATCAACATGCTTGTACTGGGGAAAGAAGAAATGACATCAGGCGCTTCACCTCTCATTGATTTCAAGAAACCATAATAAAAGCATGAATATCATAAATATGCCACGAGAATAGTGACATCTAgcaatttcttaaaaaagaaaattctttcACTAAAAATCCAGACTATAACATAAATAAGCAAAGCCAAACACTGGAATTTCATCTTCTTCTGTCGTACCTTTGAGTTTGAAGCGAAGCAGAGAAGACAATACCCAAAGGTTTGGCTATTTTAATATGGAACAACACAGAAAGACTTTTTTTTTACCTTATTTCTTCGAAGGGGTAGGAGAATGACTCATTGACCTGCTCCCACTTGATCAATTTCAACAGATTTTGGTCAGGGCAGTCGAGAACTTCCGCATAGTAGACATTCATGTCGGCTTTTCCACGAAGTGCCTCGAGCGTTATGTAGTAGATAAGGCCCATCGAAAGCTTAAAGCTTGCTCTCACCGGCCTCACAAACTGAATTTCCACTCCACCATCAACACCATCCTAAAACAAACTCAACAGTAGCAACCATCCACAGTATGGGTACTTGTCAGTTGTTTAGGGgaacaaggaagaagaagaggaagaaatagCACAAACAAAAAGACCCTTTTTTCGTTTTAATTAAACAACACAAACCTGGGCGGAGCCCTGATTGCGAGCCTTGACTGCAAATTCACCCAATTTTCTGACCCTATCGTCGGTCTCGGCATCGTGGACACGACGAACGCCAGCAACAGTCGGGAAATCGAGAACTCTTACGGCCGGAGGAGATGGTAGAAAATAGTAGTGACGACACCAGCAATTCGAGGAAGGTAGATGAGTATCATTATTGTTATTTGAGCGTGAAGAATTGTGGCCGACGATGGAGTGCTGGCAGCCACTGCTGATTGCACCCAAAAACCCTAGCTTGCCTCCTTTGAGTTGACGACCCACGGCTTTGTTAAGAACCACGCGCAACGTCATTGCCATTTTGCTCTTACTAATACCAACTTGCAACTAAAGAAGAGAGAGACAACAGAGACACCGACACCGACACAGGAACTTCAGAGAGGAAGGAACAATAGGCAGACAACAACAGATGCGTCGCCCGACACAGGAACATCagtaaagaaaaaggaacaaCCACAGACCATACAGAAGTCTTGCCGAGGCAGGAGTGCTATTTCACCCGATGGTGGTTCAGCTGTTGTTCGCTTCCTCCGCAGGTCCACCTGGACCTCTCTAGAGTAGGTTAaggcaatgttttaaaactctGTAGGAGCAGGGGTTTACTTGAAAAACTATAAAACTGAAAGGGGCTATTAGTGCAATTACCGCGTGGAGCCAAAAGTGGTTAGAGGAAGTTGTAACAGAATTTGGAAAAGTTAGTCAGTTGGCcatgcttggattgcttgtttccgttgaaaaatattgtcgtttttcgtgatcaaattttcctatcaccttttttcctcacatatatcaaatcgctatagtaattttcccatgaaaaatgacggaaaatgcaatccaaacacaacctaatgCAGTGTACTACTGCTACTGCTACTGGCACCGACTTATGGAATGTATAAAACTCCAAAATGTGTAGAGATCtgataaaaaaatttatgcAATCATTCTTCCAAAATCCAATATTCTGTCTTTTCCCTCCCTCTCGCtcgctctctccctctctctctgtgaggccccagttcgttctacgttgatatattcattaattgggcggtaacgtttggttttgggagtatttcgaaaaccctaagtggggATTAAGATGTAAACCctcagttccggttaagattgaaaacccgttttcctacattttctttattagaaaattccccagataatttttattgagtaactagagtttttagatgatttttctagtattagttagtttttgagaaattaagaacgtatatcggacgtgggacccactagtgcgaaaagttcggaaaaattcggccgattaggttaagtttcggatactgggtttaatttaccgggtgttaagaaattagtagaggttgcaatttgggattgatatgagagagaaaagttaggtagatatttaataaaaggtgacaagtgtcaccataagatttaatcttaccataagaccactattcacctttttctattttgaccaaataaatcaccaaaaataaccaaaaaattcctcattcttttctccctcttggccgactctctctccaagcaaaagaagaaaaacctctctcaattccttgctctaatcttgcccaaatcaacaacttaaccgtttaatcttgaacttactccataaaacctctcctattagtgttagtaagttgtttagtgaagctttttggaagagctaaggtgaccaacatcttcctctctcttgtttcttggtaagtgaggcttgaaccaccctactacacctaatgatgcttatgttatgcttattggtgattcaagtgctgaaatttctggtttttatcttggtttggagtgatttggtgaagttttctattttatgatgatttttctggtttaattggattatgatggtgtggttgtttatgatgattggaaatggtatataatgattctagagggtggaaaaagtggaagatttcaagtaatttctgttttggaagaaatctggaaaaattggggtttcttggttcttcattctgtccgaatattTTGGTCATAGATAtaagccgaattggccttggcttaaaacatgaaagttgtaggaaatgacattttataggtgcctgtaaaatttgaggtcaatcggagtagcgtagagtgagaaaagtcgaaaatacccttgctgttctggttttgtccgaatgtaagaactgcacttgtaattggtgattttggataggattacttcagaattggttgttctagtcttctgatgaaatctatccctgtttctaagctttcgtatgcctttgaaatttctgaatttgaacttaagtaggctgagttatgctgtttgcaccaggttgcggtttgttcacctgttttacgattctggtttagtatcttacagttttgacctagttacactcgaaactgggttaagtggccttcttcaacgttgtagccttttaagtgctgaatctacctgtaaaatttcaggtcaaacggattaatgtattccgagttatagacaaaaccatcaggcctgttttagacgttcgtttgtgtacgttttgaatttcagtttctgaccgtgggtttttccgtattgatcccattcgatctgggtgtcgactccttcataagaaatttagatcttggtctcagcttcgaaacggtataaagtacgtcggaatccgagttccgtagcttctgttatgacccaaacaatatagatcgtcagaactgccttgtatctggacagttctgacgggtattttggcactcgattttcgttctattctgagtggattcagatcttggccaaaacatcaaagttttagccttatatttcagctttctaacgcctctggaatttcttgatttcgatttctgagccgtgagttacggccttgcaaacagggcctgtttggtaaaccgcaatgaaacagctggcactgtttcgtgcatttttgacctatacctattgagatctgggttgagatacctaaattaaagttgtagctcttccttttagcttcgaaacggtgtctcacccaccttgatccgacactcctagcctaacttttgaccaaaacggtttgagatggcagatctagccgtcccgtttgccgtttccgcactggcgcgtgccaattttgccgttttgcttgttttaagtacgttagtggccgtttgtgatatattatgacacaatcttctatttcagacaatggtgagctaggcggagccggtggggcccactactagcgaacacgagcgaagcgattttgctttagtactacttttgtattttgggtaagtattcaggccagtttggtgtgttttctttgctatgtgtttgagatatgtgaaaagggcacttaggcgagggtgtactttatcgcactcgacctaaaccctaatttgaatgtataattgtacttggcatatgtatatgaaccttttggaaccaaaacccttgatcttgtggctcggggcgactttcgaataaagtttgtgaagtttgcaaagt
This portion of the Coffea arabica cultivar ET-39 chromosome 2e, Coffea Arabica ET-39 HiFi, whole genome shotgun sequence genome encodes:
- the LOC113730560 gene encoding uncharacterized protein — translated: MLQVGISKSKMAMTLRVVLNKAVGRQLKGGKLGFLGAISSGCQHSIVGHNSSRSNNNNDTHLPSSNCWCRHYYFLPSPPAVRVLDFPTVAGVRRVHDAETDDRVRKLGEFAVKARNQGSAQDGVDGGVEIQFVRPVRASFKLSMGLIYYITLEALRGKADMNVYYAEVLDCPDQNLLKLIKWEQVNESFSYPFEEIRLSKFLEKKYRRERAAAKNYLVSTLLEELELRCRIPEGANRYSEAKFQQNWGPGMLNIDDGPPTPPETFYLWATFTLGIVPVFDIKTYEMVYEYAMFAIGAQFKNEDERVHLKDVLWASKSKDNNGWVYHIVLEAINGKSELDFYYAIVKASPMRQLELIKWHQIGESLRCPDEEEEKRFDEPNYEPPPILAETPEIYD